In Methanocaldococcus lauensis, a single genomic region encodes these proteins:
- a CDS encoding inorganic phosphate transporter, translated as MFILGANNVGNAIGTAYASKAASYKSLLILFSVSVIVGSLFAKNVGNTVNSISSEALISLIISSLVMTISTYKKVPISLHTIIVCSLIGLNFSSSNLKVFFKILLSWIFSPTIAVIIAYIFYLTYERIKIPIFKKLSIIRTLLLLTSGIIAFNLGSNDLPTILGTFTTSQTIYLIGAVFLCLGAYLYGNKISETFTMITNLSVTSAFIAQLSGGLAVTIFTALGMPVSTTQAIVGGILGVGLTKGIKTIKWSVFKKIIFWWVVAPIIALIIGFIIKKKLM; from the coding sequence TTGTTTATCTTAGGTGCTAACAATGTTGGAAATGCTATTGGCACAGCATATGCTTCAAAAGCGGCATCTTATAAAAGTTTATTAATTTTATTTAGTGTTAGCGTTATTGTTGGTTCTTTATTTGCTAAAAATGTTGGTAATACTGTAAATAGTATATCCTCAGAAGCTTTAATTTCCTTAATAATTTCTTCTTTAGTTATGACAATATCAACATATAAAAAAGTGCCTATTTCTTTACACACTATTATAGTATGCTCATTAATTGGCTTAAATTTTAGTTCTTCAAATTTAAAAGTGTTTTTTAAAATATTATTAAGTTGGATTTTTTCTCCAACTATTGCAGTTATTATTGCTTATATATTCTATTTAACTTATGAAAGAATTAAGATTCCAATTTTTAAAAAATTATCTATAATTAGAACTTTATTATTACTAACTTCTGGAATAATTGCATTTAACTTAGGAAGTAACGATTTACCAACCATTTTAGGAACTTTTACAACATCTCAAACAATCTATCTTATTGGAGCAGTTTTTTTGTGCTTAGGAGCATATCTATATGGAAACAAAATTTCAGAAACATTTACTATGATTACCAATTTGAGTGTAACATCTGCATTTATAGCCCAACTATCTGGAGGTTTGGCTGTAACTATATTTACTGCATTGGGAATGCCTGTTTCAACAACTCAGGCAATAGTTGGGGGTATTTTAGGGGTTGGATTAACCAAAGGAATAAAAACAATAAAGTGGAGTGTATTTAAAAAAATTATTTTTTGGTGGGTTGTGGCTCCAATAATTGCCTTAATAATTGGGTTTATTATTAAGAAAAAACTAATGTAA
- the purO gene encoding IMP cyclohydrolase: MYIGRFLVVGKTKDGKLFAAYRVSSRSFPNRVAKKINDNTVAIIPKDLNEIFKNPYITYNCIKVVNNTVIVTNGSHTDFIGEKLHFGKRDALAYVLTVMDYEKDDYKTPRIAAILDKNECYMGYVTHEDIRVKKVELKEGKGYYLGVYNSCKIDENQVIDIEGTTAEEIAEYILNYKEFEHPVACAVAVIDKDKVKIATKNKNE, from the coding sequence ATGTATATAGGAAGGTTTTTAGTGGTTGGTAAGACAAAGGATGGAAAACTCTTTGCCGCTTACAGAGTTTCGAGTAGAAGTTTTCCAAATAGAGTGGCTAAAAAAATAAACGATAATACAGTGGCAATAATTCCAAAGGACTTAAATGAAATTTTTAAAAATCCTTATATCACTTACAACTGCATAAAAGTAGTTAATAATACTGTTATAGTCACTAATGGCTCTCATACTGATTTTATAGGTGAGAAATTACATTTTGGTAAAAGAGATGCATTAGCTTATGTATTAACCGTTATGGACTATGAGAAAGATGATTACAAAACTCCAAGAATAGCGGCAATATTAGATAAAAATGAATGCTATATGGGATATGTTACTCATGAAGATATTAGAGTTAAAAAGGTTGAATTAAAAGAAGGAAAAGGTTATTATTTAGGAGTATATAACTCATGTAAAATAGATGAAAATCAAGTTATAGATATTGAAGGAACCACTGCAGAAGAGATAGCAGAGTATATTTTAAACTACAAAGAATTTGAGCATCCAGTAGCATGTGCTGTAGCTGTTATTGACAAAGATAAAGTAAAGATAGCTACTAAAAATAAAAATGAATAA
- a CDS encoding TIGR00153 family protein — translation MSIFLFERNNEKNVINNIRQLIKMALNSINLLKEYMHSKDEKLLKEIIKIEEEGDEITKNIRINLENAFLPNMKRELSRSAELLDETLDSLKHAAMLYELLKYELDSYLKDEIDLVLMITVDMFKHLERILDVIENGGDLDTIIKEIKDKEKFIDDIYQNKIYKYLINLKIISFWDGKILCDFIDNIVDISDYIEDVADELQIMYFHIK, via the coding sequence ATGTCTATTTTTTTATTTGAAAGGAACAATGAAAAAAATGTAATTAACAATATTAGACAACTTATTAAAATGGCTTTAAATAGCATTAATCTTTTGAAGGAGTATATGCACTCTAAGGATGAAAAACTATTGAAAGAAATTATAAAAATAGAGGAAGAAGGGGATGAAATAACTAAAAATATAAGAATAAATTTAGAAAATGCATTTTTGCCAAATATGAAGAGAGAACTATCGAGGTCTGCTGAGCTTTTAGATGAAACCTTAGATAGCTTAAAACATGCTGCTATGCTTTATGAATTATTAAAATATGAACTGGATAGTTATTTAAAAGATGAAATCGATCTCGTTTTAATGATAACTGTTGATATGTTCAAACACTTAGAAAGAATTTTAGATGTTATTGAAAATGGAGGAGACTTAGATACAATAATTAAAGAAATTAAAGATAAAGAGAAATTTATTGACGACATTTATCAAAACAAAATTTATAAATATTTAATTAATTTAAAAATCATATCTTTTTGGGATGGGAAGATACTATGTGATTTTATTGATAACATAGTGGATATTAGCGACTACATAGAGGATGTTGCAGATGAATTACAGATAATGTATTTCCATATTAAATAA
- the hycI gene encoding hydrogenase maturation peptidase HycI, with the protein MNNLIKLLKGCKKLVIIGVGNELKGDDGIGVYVTKKLMNYFSENNNLNNEILKIKNLYLINAGTVPDFYTDILKEIKPTHLIIIDCALMNEPPGKVKIIKEDEIINYSLSTHTLPISFIIKYLKNFVNFDVIIIGIQPKIIDFCPMSKEVIESGDKLIETLINCIKKLNLTE; encoded by the coding sequence ATGAACAATTTAATAAAACTTTTAAAAGGTTGTAAAAAATTAGTAATTATAGGAGTAGGAAATGAATTAAAGGGAGATGATGGTATAGGAGTATATGTAACTAAAAAATTAATGAATTACTTTAGTGAAAATAATAATTTAAATAATGAAATTTTAAAAATAAAAAATCTATATTTAATAAATGCTGGAACTGTCCCTGATTTTTATACTGATATTTTGAAAGAGATAAAGCCTACTCATCTTATAATTATTGACTGTGCTTTGATGAATGAACCTCCTGGCAAAGTTAAAATTATAAAAGAAGATGAAATAATAAATTACAGTTTATCAACTCACACATTACCAATATCATTTATAATTAAATATTTAAAGAATTTTGTAAATTTTGATGTAATAATTATAGGAATCCAGCCTAAGATTATAGATTTTTGTCCTATGTCTAAGGAGGTTATAGAATCTGGAGATAAATTGATAGAAACTCTTATAAACTGTATAAAAAAATTAAATCTAACAGAATAA
- a CDS encoding FAD-dependent oxidoreductase translates to MSLADYGFDVDLFEKDKIGGTCLNYGCTYITGLREMADILNDLSILKNKKIRLEEIISFKELQEKISKIQDKIRNKLEKETKEKGVNIKYKEFKEKYEDNYDYIVYAVGKKYPKSYNGYENVLTHRDIPNLKELPENILIIGGGTVGVEYASIFSDFGSNVILYTRSKILKEIKDEDIRNYIMKNLVNFKIINDKDKFEKLLKDDNYTKILAIGGKGLFETDEYLRIKNKNKTYACGDCLINGGGNTPISRMEGRIVAQNIYNEINNRELKKPNYDLVPKTVRMSLTIAYVGKQTNKYKILKSHIGKGNFYKVLKSVGLNKIYYENGKVVGAIIMTPCPEILPYFAQLIRGIDVYNNFIEVHPSTDIFYKEFRT, encoded by the coding sequence ATGTCCTTAGCAGATTATGGTTTTGATGTTGATTTATTTGAAAAAGATAAAATAGGAGGGACATGCTTAAATTACGGATGTACATATATAACTGGTCTTAGAGAAATGGCAGATATTCTCAACGATTTAAGTATTTTAAAGAATAAAAAGATAAGATTAGAAGAAATTATATCATTTAAAGAATTACAGGAGAAGATAAGTAAAATCCAAGATAAAATTAGAAACAAATTGGAGAAAGAAACCAAGGAAAAAGGAGTGAATATAAAATATAAAGAATTCAAGGAAAAATATGAAGATAACTATGATTATATTGTCTATGCAGTTGGAAAAAAATATCCCAAATCATACAATGGATATGAAAATGTATTAACCCACAGAGATATACCTAATCTAAAAGAGCTTCCTGAAAATATATTAATCATCGGTGGAGGGACTGTTGGAGTCGAATATGCATCAATATTTTCTGACTTTGGAAGCAATGTTATTTTATATACAAGATCTAAAATTTTAAAAGAAATTAAAGATGAAGATATTAGGAATTATATAATGAAAAATCTTGTTAATTTTAAAATTATAAATGATAAAGATAAGTTTGAGAAATTATTAAAAGATGATAATTATACAAAAATCTTAGCCATTGGAGGAAAAGGATTATTTGAGACAGATGAATATTTGAGGATAAAAAATAAAAACAAAACTTATGCATGTGGAGATTGTTTAATAAATGGAGGAGGAAATACTCCAATTTCAAGAATGGAAGGAAGAATTGTAGCTCAAAATATATACAATGAAATAAACAACAGAGAATTAAAAAAGCCAAACTATGATTTAGTTCCAAAAACTGTTAGAATGTCTTTAACTATTGCCTATGTGGGAAAACAAACTAATAAATACAAAATATTAAAAAGCCACATAGGTAAAGGAAACTTTTACAAGGTTTTAAAGAGCGTTGGCTTAAATAAAATATATTACGAAAATGGGAAGGTTGTTGGAGCAATAATAATGACTCCATGCCCTGAGATTCTTCCATACTTTGCTCAATTAATTAGAGGAATTGATGTATATAACAACTTTATAGAGGTTCATCCATCAACAGACATATTTTATAAGGAGTTTAGAACTTAA
- a CDS encoding methanogenesis marker 2 protein, with protein sequence MNLKKIVYEIRNFEGILRKIAIKDVVENFKFNDEDYEFEIIVDFGDDAAVIGIDGDNAILLAADGIWEKLLEADPWWAGYCSVLVNCKDIAAMGGKCIGMTNIISIKDKDVCRKVLKGVKDGVKKFGVPMVGGHTHPDAMCNVLDVSITGIAKKDCILRSDNAKVGDKIIFAYDLVGQIYKSFSLNWDTTTMKPKKLVKAQMDALVQIAENKLANSCKDISNPGAIGTLGMLLEVSRKGGIVDITKIPKPEEIDLIHWLKVYPGSGYVLTAKEENFKEIKNIFEDVEMTAEVCGEVIPERKLYITDGTNKEIVFDFEKEFICGC encoded by the coding sequence ATGAATTTAAAAAAAATAGTTTATGAAATAAGAAATTTTGAAGGGATTTTGAGGAAAATAGCTATTAAAGATGTTGTGGAGAATTTTAAATTTAATGATGAAGATTATGAATTTGAAATTATAGTAGATTTTGGTGATGATGCGGCAGTAATTGGCATTGATGGGGATAACGCTATTTTGTTAGCCGCTGATGGAATATGGGAAAAACTATTAGAGGCTGATCCTTGGTGGGCTGGCTACTGTTCAGTTTTAGTTAATTGTAAAGATATAGCGGCAATGGGTGGAAAGTGCATAGGAATGACAAATATAATAAGCATAAAAGACAAAGATGTTTGTAGAAAAGTTTTAAAAGGAGTTAAAGATGGTGTAAAGAAATTTGGAGTTCCTATGGTTGGAGGGCATACACATCCTGATGCCATGTGTAATGTCTTAGATGTTTCTATAACTGGTATAGCCAAAAAGGATTGCATATTGAGAAGTGACAATGCAAAAGTTGGCGATAAAATAATATTTGCCTATGACTTGGTTGGACAAATATATAAATCATTCTCGTTAAATTGGGATACTACTACAATGAAGCCTAAGAAGTTAGTTAAAGCTCAGATGGATGCATTAGTTCAAATTGCTGAAAATAAATTGGCTAATTCATGCAAAGATATAAGCAATCCTGGAGCTATAGGAACTTTGGGAATGTTATTAGAAGTTTCAAGAAAAGGAGGAATTGTTGATATTACAAAAATTCCAAAACCAGAGGAGATTGATTTAATTCATTGGCTTAAAGTTTATCCGGGAAGTGGATATGTTCTAACAGCTAAGGAAGAAAACTTCAAAGAGATTAAAAATATTTTTGAAGATGTAGAAATGACTGCTGAAGTTTGTGGGGAAGTAATCCCAGAAAGAAAGTTATACATTACTGATGGAACTAACAAAGAAATTGTCTTTGACTTTGAAAAAGAATTCATTTGCGGATGTTAA
- a CDS encoding 4Fe-4S binding protein has translation MEILNKCVGCGNCVVFCPKKAIKTYGVAIVDNDKCVNCGICAKYCPIDAIVID, from the coding sequence ATGGAAATATTAAATAAATGTGTTGGATGTGGTAATTGTGTTGTATTTTGTCCAAAAAAGGCAATAAAAACCTATGGGGTGGCGATTGTAGATAATGATAAATGTGTAAATTGTGGTATATGTGCAAAATACTGTCCAATTGATGCTATTGTGATAGACTAA
- a CDS encoding class I SAM-dependent methyltransferase, giving the protein MKEVKDFYDSWNPNNFPKYMKCIINFADKLIFEELKKLIKTIVNNENKDNKDFLVLDCGCGYGAFYNLTKDFNTIYLDISLNLLKKFKIKERKVCGNILNLPFKDNTFDLVLCINVLEHVDYLKSLNEIHRVLKNNGHLIVVVVNRDSLIKEEIFNDFKIFHKPLSYKDFEETNINFKIVYLSSLYYLPPIFKIFPPVFLKIILKYWKPLDKRLSKIFKNRGQFLVLNMVKE; this is encoded by the coding sequence ATGAAAGAAGTTAAAGATTTTTACGACAGTTGGAATCCTAATAACTTTCCAAAATACATGAAGTGTATTATAAATTTCGCAGATAAGTTAATCTTTGAAGAACTAAAGAAATTAATAAAAACTATTGTAAATAATGAAAATAAGGATAATAAAGATTTTTTAGTTTTAGATTGTGGATGCGGTTATGGGGCCTTTTATAATTTAACAAAAGACTTTAATACTATATATTTGGATATTTCATTAAATTTACTAAAAAAATTCAAAATCAAAGAGCGAAAAGTTTGTGGCAATATATTAAATCTACCATTCAAAGACAACACTTTTGATTTAGTTCTATGTATAAATGTTTTAGAGCATGTAGATTATTTAAAATCTTTGAATGAAATACATAGAGTTTTAAAAAATAATGGACATTTAATTGTAGTTGTTGTAAATAGAGATAGCTTAATTAAAGAAGAAATTTTTAACGATTTTAAAATTTTTCATAAACCTTTATCTTACAAAGATTTTGAAGAAACAAATATAAACTTTAAAATCGTTTATTTAAGTTCATTATATTATTTGCCACCAATTTTTAAAATATTCCCACCAGTATTTTTAAAAATAATTCTAAAATATTGGAAACCTTTGGATAAAAGATTATCAAAGATTTTTAAAAATAGAGGGCAGTTTTTAGTTCTTAATATGGTGAAAGAATGA
- a CDS encoding metallophosphoesterase, with product MLIGVISDTHIYDRAYELPKSVFDEFSNVDLIIHCGDVTDKDVLNLLSDLAEVIAVRGNMDYLNLPKQQILNINNFKIGVIHGDVIYPRGDKLKLRLLGKEMGVDILISGHTHTPFIDDCGDVLLLNPGSPTVPRCPIKSIMKLNIEDNVKAKLIPIE from the coding sequence ATGCTTATTGGTGTAATATCTGACACTCATATTTACGATAGAGCATATGAATTGCCAAAATCTGTTTTTGATGAATTTTCTAATGTTGATTTAATTATACACTGTGGAGATGTTACTGACAAAGATGTTTTAAATTTATTGAGTGATTTAGCAGAAGTTATTGCGGTTAGAGGAAATATGGATTATCTTAATCTTCCAAAACAACAAATTTTAAATATAAATAATTTTAAAATAGGAGTTATTCACGGAGATGTTATTTATCCAAGAGGAGATAAACTAAAATTAAGATTATTAGGTAAGGAGATGGGAGTAGATATATTAATCTCAGGACATACACATACACCATTTATAGATGACTGTGGAGATGTTTTATTACTAAATCCCGGCTCTCCAACGGTTCCAAGGTGTCCTATTAAGTCAATTATGAAATTAAATATTGAGGATAATGTTAAAGCTAAGCTAATTCCAATTGAATAA
- the pheA gene encoding prephenate dehydratase has protein sequence MNIYTLPKGTYSEKATKKFLEYIDGDYNIKYCNSIYDIFESVSNGGLGVVPIENSIEGSVSLTQDLLLQFKNIKILGELSLDIHHNLIGYDKDKIKIIISHPQALAQCRNYIKRHGWEVKAVESTAKAVKIVAESKDENLGAIGSKESAEYYNLKILDKNIEDYKNNKTRFILIGKNVKFKTLPKKYKVSIVFELKEDKPGALYHILKEFAERNINLTRIESRPSKKRLGTYIFYIDFEDSKEDLEEIIKSLKKHTTFINILGRYPVFD, from the coding sequence ATGAATATTTATACCTTACCAAAAGGAACTTACAGTGAAAAGGCTACAAAAAAATTTTTAGAGTATATAGATGGAGATTATAATATAAAATACTGTAATTCAATATACGACATATTTGAAAGTGTAAGTAATGGAGGTTTAGGAGTAGTTCCAATAGAAAATTCTATTGAGGGCTCTGTATCATTAACACAAGATTTATTATTACAATTTAAGAATATTAAAATATTAGGAGAGTTATCCTTAGATATACATCACAATTTGATAGGTTATGATAAAGATAAAATAAAAATTATTATATCTCATCCCCAGGCGTTGGCTCAATGCAGAAATTACATAAAAAGGCATGGTTGGGAAGTTAAGGCAGTAGAAAGCACGGCAAAGGCTGTAAAAATTGTCGCTGAAAGTAAGGACGAAAATTTAGGGGCTATTGGTTCAAAAGAATCAGCAGAATATTATAATTTAAAAATATTAGATAAAAATATTGAAGATTACAAAAATAATAAAACAAGATTTATTTTAATTGGTAAAAATGTGAAATTTAAAACACTTCCAAAAAAATATAAAGTTTCAATTGTTTTTGAGTTAAAAGAAGATAAGCCGGGGGCGTTATATCATATTTTGAAGGAATTTGCAGAAAGAAATATAAATTTAACAAGGATTGAATCAAGACCTTCAAAAAAGAGATTGGGAACATATATTTTTTATATCGACTTTGAAGATTCTAAAGAGGATTTAGAGGAAATTATAAAATCACTAAAAAAACATACGACTTTTATTAATATTTTGGGAAGATATCCTGTTTTTGATTAA